From the genome of Bacteroides sp. MSB163, one region includes:
- a CDS encoding starch-binding protein — protein MKKIVYWLFMLPLFALLNGCDDTDTIIFDDELPQFEIKANAILLEVIMPKGSAADDEYYIVGDFNGGAKAAVGNLEWQLEKATGSESKWGIYLLPSTFKDGKTLADGFYFVSASKGEERSVKNETVVHRLDVKVGTRTNVWVDRWEAYFNTEEEGHDGFVVYVADKSGWDNLYLYGWAGDGDVTPAWPGLSVKGTEVINGVTYKYFDMGKSLDGYEGLNLIFNNVDVQVNGPAVTLNRNFYFRITDKGFEEIDPEASYCIYVDDQSGWEDLALYISGAGDNNEDWPGLEPAGTKEINGVVYKYFETDVELMNQSLKLTFNNNKKEDDPGLVLSFVKNITFSRDFYFSITPEKCEEIDPANHGTRYSLYVEDNTGWGTLALYSYGDVELGGGWPGIQVSETKEINGTTYKCFHLTPDCTNKNVNLIFNNNNGGSQLNDYNLTIARDYYLRISEAGCSEIKDCTVYVQDNSGWDALALYGWGDAAIGDSWPGIQVTGTREINGVTYKYFDLSEHVGKYSNLIFNNNGGGQQIEDGGLYTALIGDIYFSITATSYEKLPKP, from the coding sequence ATGAAAAAGATAGTTTATTGGCTGTTTATGTTGCCGTTGTTTGCTCTGCTCAATGGGTGCGACGATACAGATACAATTATATTCGATGACGAACTGCCTCAGTTCGAAATCAAGGCGAACGCCATATTGCTGGAAGTCATCATGCCGAAAGGTAGTGCTGCCGATGACGAATACTACATTGTAGGCGACTTTAATGGAGGAGCCAAAGCTGCCGTTGGTAATCTGGAATGGCAGTTGGAGAAAGCTACCGGAAGTGAATCCAAGTGGGGAATCTATCTGTTACCTTCCACGTTTAAAGATGGAAAGACACTGGCGGATGGCTTCTACTTCGTATCGGCCTCGAAAGGTGAAGAACGTTCGGTGAAGAATGAGACCGTGGTGCATCGGCTGGATGTAAAGGTGGGAACCCGTACCAATGTATGGGTAGACCGCTGGGAGGCTTACTTTAATACGGAAGAAGAAGGACATGATGGCTTTGTGGTTTATGTGGCTGATAAGTCCGGTTGGGATAATCTGTACCTGTACGGTTGGGCCGGTGATGGTGATGTGACGCCTGCTTGGCCGGGACTTTCGGTGAAAGGTACGGAAGTGATCAATGGGGTTACTTATAAGTACTTCGATATGGGGAAATCTTTGGATGGCTATGAAGGGTTGAATCTGATATTCAATAATGTAGATGTGCAGGTGAACGGTCCGGCAGTGACGCTCAACAGAAACTTCTACTTTCGCATTACCGACAAAGGCTTTGAAGAGATAGATCCGGAAGCAAGCTATTGCATCTATGTAGACGACCAGTCCGGTTGGGAAGATCTGGCACTTTACATCTCCGGAGCTGGTGATAACAATGAAGACTGGCCGGGACTTGAACCTGCCGGAACAAAGGAAATCAACGGAGTGGTTTATAAATACTTTGAAACCGATGTGGAACTGATGAATCAAAGTCTGAAGCTGACATTTAATAATAACAAAAAGGAAGACGATCCGGGACTCGTGCTGTCTTTCGTTAAGAACATCACTTTCAGCCGCGATTTCTATTTCAGCATTACTCCAGAGAAGTGCGAGGAGATAGATCCCGCAAATCACGGTACGCGCTATTCTCTTTATGTGGAAGATAATACCGGTTGGGGTACGTTGGCACTTTACAGCTATGGAGATGTGGAACTTGGTGGCGGCTGGCCCGGCATACAAGTGTCGGAGACGAAAGAAATCAACGGTACGACGTATAAGTGTTTCCATCTGACACCGGATTGTACAAATAAGAATGTCAATCTGATATTCAATAATAACAATGGTGGAAGCCAGTTGAATGACTATAACCTGACGATAGCTCGTGATTACTACCTCCGCATCTCGGAAGCGGGTTGTAGTGAAATAAAAGATTGTACCGTGTATGTACAGGATAACTCAGGTTGGGATGCTTTGGCGCTCTATGGCTGGGGCGACGCTGCAATTGGTGACAGTTGGCCGGGCATACAAGTAACCGGAACGAGGGAAATCAATGGCGTTACTTATAAATACTTTGATTTATCGGAACATGTTGGTAAGTATTCGAATTTGATTTTCAATAATAATGGAGGTGGACAGCAAATAGAAGATGGCGGGCTGTATACAGCATTGATAGGAGATATCTACTTCTCCATCACAGCTACTTCTTATGAAAAACTGCCCAAGCCCTAA
- a CDS encoding RagB/SusD family nutrient uptake outer membrane protein encodes MKYLKYKCLLAIILGCSLSGCFDLTEEVFDRVDSGVYYQDENSVKSAVATIYSTGATSYAEYFWYMQEFPADQVTWRVWNGGQWGYDEGEKFIFSIQNWTPDAKIIRSAWENAWTTIGLCNTLLADMGKLTSADLKMTDEKLKAYEGEVRTLRAWAYYNIFEIWGGALPLNIEPATVDGELPPTADPDFDTSCKKIYNFIATELDDCYEGMVENQVNRMNKAVNRMIKARLLLNAEVFIKESHYTECAELCREIIGGKYGKYELAKDYRDIYSINNTECPEVIMAFACEDGKLNMGWMRMTFYPYNIWDYFGGTYSQSGWNCTCLVPSYDNAGTVNELGGTQGATCFLDAAYGDKLGAVYERFDDRDIRKKNYSYDKKNGYSGIFLKGTIKANYGKGEALKADADRDGQDLAYVDQVGTFMNLGRNLETVMSPRWGETNSGLRLVKYPVYPTSAAIDFQNIDEVEFRLSEVYYMLAECEMRAGQADKAKELVNEVRKRYFSAGDWADVKDKPGRGFTAFDMDWMLSQWGVEFLNEGRRRRTDLRRFDKFTQGQWWFFGRATDNGQLYPAKRDRKYEWYPLPASALLVN; translated from the coding sequence ATGAAATATCTGAAATATAAATGTCTGTTGGCAATCATTCTGGGTTGTTCATTGAGCGGTTGTTTCGACCTTACGGAAGAAGTGTTCGACCGTGTAGACTCCGGCGTCTATTATCAGGACGAGAATAGTGTGAAGAGTGCGGTAGCTACCATTTACTCCACAGGGGCTACCAGTTATGCCGAATACTTCTGGTACATGCAGGAATTTCCTGCCGATCAGGTGACCTGGCGTGTATGGAATGGCGGTCAGTGGGGATATGATGAAGGCGAAAAGTTTATCTTCTCCATTCAGAACTGGACTCCCGATGCCAAGATTATCCGCAGTGCCTGGGAGAATGCATGGACCACTATCGGCCTGTGTAACACTTTATTGGCTGATATGGGGAAGTTAACTTCTGCTGATCTGAAGATGACCGATGAAAAATTGAAAGCTTATGAAGGCGAAGTACGTACGCTCCGTGCCTGGGCTTATTACAATATCTTCGAAATCTGGGGTGGTGCATTGCCGCTGAATATTGAACCGGCCACCGTAGACGGTGAATTGCCACCCACTGCCGATCCGGACTTCGATACAAGTTGCAAGAAGATTTATAACTTCATTGCTACCGAGCTGGATGATTGCTACGAAGGAATGGTCGAAAATCAGGTGAACCGCATGAACAAGGCCGTGAACCGTATGATCAAAGCCCGTCTGTTGCTGAATGCCGAGGTGTTTATCAAAGAAAGCCACTATACCGAATGTGCCGAACTGTGCCGTGAAATAATCGGCGGTAAATATGGAAAATATGAGTTGGCAAAGGATTATCGCGATATTTACTCTATCAATAATACGGAATGTCCCGAAGTCATCATGGCTTTTGCCTGCGAAGACGGTAAGCTGAATATGGGATGGATGCGCATGACTTTCTATCCTTATAATATCTGGGATTATTTTGGAGGCACTTACAGTCAGAGTGGTTGGAACTGTACTTGTCTGGTTCCTTCGTATGACAATGCGGGAACGGTGAATGAATTGGGAGGTACACAGGGAGCTACCTGCTTCCTCGATGCGGCTTACGGTGATAAACTGGGTGCAGTCTACGAACGCTTCGACGACCGCGACATCCGTAAAAAGAATTATAGTTATGACAAAAAGAACGGCTACAGCGGTATCTTCCTGAAAGGTACCATAAAAGCTAACTATGGTAAGGGTGAAGCCTTGAAAGCCGATGCCGACCGTGACGGACAAGACTTGGCATATGTAGACCAGGTAGGTACGTTTATGAACCTCGGACGCAACTTGGAAACCGTCATGTCACCGCGTTGGGGAGAGACGAACTCCGGCCTTCGTCTGGTGAAGTATCCGGTATATCCTACTTCCGCCGCTATCGACTTCCAGAACATCGACGAAGTGGAATTCCGCCTGAGTGAAGTGTATTATATGCTGGCAGAATGTGAAATGCGTGCCGGACAAGCCGACAAGGCCAAAGAACTGGTGAACGAAGTACGTAAACGCTACTTCAGTGCCGGCGACTGGGCAGACGTGAAAGACAAACCGGGCCGTGGCTTCACCGCCTTCGATATGGACTGGATGTTGAGCCAGTGGGGTGTTGAGTTCCTGAATGAAGGTCGCCGCCGCCGTACAGATCTGCGTCGTTTCGACAAATTCACGCAAGGTCAGTGGTGGTTCTTCGGACGTGCCACGGACAATGGTCAACTTTATCCCGCCAAGCGTGATCGTAAATATGAGTGGTATCCGTTGCCTGCTTCTGCATTGCTTGTCAATTAA
- the argB gene encoding acetylglutamate kinase, whose protein sequence is MREKLTVIKVGGKIVEEEATLHKLLDDFAAIEGYKVLVHGGGRSATKLAARLGIESQMVNGRRITDAETLKVVTMVYGGLVNKNIVAGLQARGVNALGLTGADMDVIRSVKRPVKDVDYGFVGDVKQVNAEFLGDLIHKGVVPVMAPLTHDGAGNLLNTNADTIAGETAKALAALFDVTLVFCFEKKGVLRDENDDDSVIPQITPAEFKQYVADGVIQGGMIPKLENSFEALNAGVTEVVITLASAINENSGTRIKK, encoded by the coding sequence ATGAGAGAAAAACTGACAGTAATAAAGGTGGGTGGCAAAATCGTGGAGGAAGAAGCTACCCTCCATAAGTTGTTGGATGACTTTGCAGCTATCGAGGGCTACAAAGTCTTGGTACACGGAGGTGGCCGTTCGGCCACAAAATTGGCTGCCCGACTGGGCATTGAAAGCCAGATGGTAAACGGGCGTCGTATCACGGATGCCGAAACGCTGAAAGTAGTGACGATGGTGTACGGCGGGCTGGTGAACAAGAATATTGTAGCCGGACTTCAGGCGCGTGGTGTCAATGCACTGGGATTGACAGGCGCGGATATGGATGTAATCCGTTCCGTAAAGCGCCCGGTGAAAGACGTTGACTATGGCTTTGTGGGTGATGTAAAGCAAGTGAATGCAGAGTTTCTGGGTGATTTGATCCATAAAGGAGTAGTGCCCGTAATGGCTCCGCTGACGCACGACGGTGCAGGCAATCTGTTGAATACAAATGCCGATACGATTGCAGGAGAGACTGCAAAAGCCCTTGCCGCTTTGTTCGATGTGACATTGGTATTCTGTTTTGAGAAGAAGGGTGTGCTTCGTGACGAGAACGATGACGATAGCGTGATACCCCAGATCACTCCTGCCGAATTCAAACAATACGTAGCGGACGGTGTTATCCAAGGAGGTATGATACCTAAGCTGGAGAATTCTTTTGAAGCTTTGAATGCGGGAGTAACTGAAGTGGTAATTACCTTAGCGTCAGCAATTAACGAGAATAGTGGAACCCGCATCAAAAAATAA
- a CDS encoding SusC/RagA family TonB-linked outer membrane protein has protein sequence MNVKRTKLCLCRSLLLMAGLLFAVASFAQDLTVKGKVTDTTGETVIGANVTVKGTTNGIITDIDGNYTLSGVKPSSVLVFSFIGYKTQEIPCSGRKEINVVLSEDAQALDEVVVVGYGSLSKKELSSSIVQVDRSKFLQGSMNNPMEMLTGKVAGLTVNNTAAANPNASSSLQIRGATSISASNDPLVVIDGVAGGDIRNLAAQDIESMTVLKDAASAAIYGTRGANGVILITTRKGAGEAGRAQVTYDSWFGVNLAKSGPDILSADEFRRSRRATDYGYSTDWYDLLLRDFSYDNNQYLSIDGSTKNGYYGASFNYKKATGLDLNSSREEFGGRFVLNQRMMDGIVELNGSLNARRVNEVWGNDGMFDTALSMNPTMPLYNEDGTYFQPTSPTGARNPVQELKEIDNNGQRVYLLGTAEVKVNLIRSEKQMLNTSLSYSLHYNDLKQHYYTPSTAGESYWNGYNGRAEVTYQKWYTSRLEWLGNYSLDLGDHNIKAMVGYNYEQTTWERLQAGNSDFNFDDILWNNLGSGSYLAKGKASMGTGKSLAKLIGVFGRVNYNWKNLLIASASIRYEGSTKFGADHKWGAFPSLSLAWEMANMGFLKDHQNIVQSLKPRVSYGVTGRSDFDCYQSLATYGSHKNAQLNVTDTYLMDGAWVTGYAPSVNANSKLGWEKSVSMNIGVDFALWNRLRGSVEWFDRQSRDLLYNYTAPQPPYIYSTILVNVGTTVNRGIEVSLEGDAFKGTPVEWTTGINYSYGTTKLDKLSNSLYKASYVELYQKPGVGTSEYFFRVEEGSKIGQFYGYEYAGVENGDMMIYTDEGEKVPVSKADVKYKRHIGNGTPTSYLSWSNTLRYKNFDLSLMFNGAFGFEIFNMRRYGMGLKGCGTDNVLRDAYGKDADITTGGGVISSFFLEKGDYFKLDNLTLGYTITPKENKFIKGMRVYLTAKNLFTLTGYSGNDPSAVAINGLTPGVDTNSAYPSATQLSVGLNIRFK, from the coding sequence ATGAATGTAAAAAGAACAAAGTTATGTTTGTGCCGGTCTCTACTTCTTATGGCCGGATTACTTTTTGCAGTGGCATCCTTTGCCCAGGATTTAACCGTGAAAGGAAAAGTAACGGATACCACGGGCGAAACTGTAATCGGTGCTAACGTAACCGTGAAAGGTACAACTAATGGTATCATTACCGATATTGACGGTAACTACACTTTGTCGGGCGTGAAGCCTTCTTCCGTCCTTGTTTTCTCCTTTATTGGCTACAAAACACAAGAAATCCCCTGTAGCGGACGCAAAGAAATCAATGTAGTGCTGTCGGAAGATGCCCAGGCACTGGATGAAGTTGTGGTAGTGGGCTACGGTTCATTGAGCAAGAAAGAACTTTCCAGTTCCATTGTGCAGGTAGACAGATCGAAGTTCCTGCAAGGTTCCATGAACAATCCGATGGAGATGCTGACCGGTAAAGTAGCCGGTTTGACCGTAAACAATACGGCGGCAGCCAATCCGAATGCAAGTTCCTCTCTTCAGATTCGTGGTGCAACCTCTATTTCGGCATCCAATGACCCGTTAGTGGTAATTGATGGTGTGGCAGGTGGCGATATCCGCAACCTGGCAGCACAGGACATTGAGTCGATGACCGTACTGAAAGATGCCGCTTCCGCCGCTATCTACGGAACACGTGGTGCCAATGGTGTAATCCTGATTACTACCCGTAAGGGAGCCGGAGAAGCCGGACGTGCCCAAGTGACTTACGACAGCTGGTTCGGTGTGAACCTGGCAAAGAGTGGCCCGGATATCTTGAGCGCAGACGAATTCCGTCGTTCCCGCCGTGCAACGGATTATGGGTATTCTACTGATTGGTATGACCTGTTGCTGCGCGACTTCTCGTATGATAACAACCAATATCTTTCTATCGACGGCAGTACCAAGAACGGATACTATGGCGCTTCTTTCAATTATAAGAAAGCAACCGGTCTCGATCTGAACAGCAGCCGCGAAGAATTTGGCGGACGCTTTGTCCTGAACCAGCGTATGATGGATGGAATCGTAGAACTGAACGGTTCACTCAACGCCCGTCGCGTGAATGAAGTATGGGGTAACGATGGTATGTTTGATACTGCCCTGAGCATGAATCCTACCATGCCTTTGTATAACGAGGACGGAACTTACTTCCAGCCTACGTCTCCTACCGGAGCACGTAACCCGGTGCAGGAACTGAAAGAGATTGACAATAACGGACAGCGCGTTTACCTGTTGGGTACTGCTGAGGTAAAAGTCAACCTGATCCGTTCGGAAAAGCAAATGCTGAATACTTCATTGAGCTACTCTTTGCACTACAACGATCTGAAACAGCACTATTATACCCCTTCCACCGCCGGTGAATCATACTGGAACGGTTATAACGGACGTGCAGAAGTGACTTACCAGAAATGGTATACTTCCCGCCTGGAGTGGTTGGGTAACTACTCGCTGGATCTGGGGGACCACAACATCAAAGCAATGGTAGGCTACAACTACGAGCAAACCACCTGGGAACGCCTGCAAGCCGGAAACAGTGACTTCAATTTCGATGATATTCTCTGGAATAACCTTGGAAGCGGTTCTTATCTTGCCAAAGGAAAAGCAAGCATGGGTACCGGTAAATCTCTTGCCAAACTGATCGGTGTCTTCGGACGTGTTAACTATAACTGGAAGAATCTGTTGATTGCTTCCGCTTCTATCCGTTACGAAGGCTCTACCAAATTCGGTGCAGATCATAAATGGGGCGCTTTCCCGTCTCTTTCCCTTGCCTGGGAAATGGCGAATATGGGTTTCCTGAAAGACCACCAAAACATTGTCCAGAGTTTGAAGCCCCGTGTCTCATACGGTGTAACAGGCCGTTCGGATTTCGATTGCTATCAATCATTGGCCACTTACGGCTCTCATAAAAATGCCCAGCTGAATGTTACGGATACCTATCTGATGGATGGTGCCTGGGTAACAGGTTATGCCCCTTCGGTGAATGCCAACTCTAAACTGGGCTGGGAGAAGAGTGTCAGTATGAATATTGGTGTTGACTTTGCCTTGTGGAACAGATTGCGCGGTTCTGTTGAATGGTTCGACCGCCAGTCACGCGACTTGCTCTACAACTATACGGCTCCGCAGCCTCCCTACATCTACTCCACAATTCTGGTAAACGTAGGAACCACCGTGAACCGTGGTATCGAAGTTTCTCTGGAAGGCGACGCTTTCAAAGGAACTCCCGTAGAATGGACAACGGGTATCAACTACTCCTATGGCACTACGAAACTGGATAAACTCTCCAACAGCCTGTACAAAGCTTCTTATGTGGAACTGTATCAGAAACCGGGTGTAGGTACCAGCGAATACTTCTTCCGCGTGGAAGAGGGCAGCAAGATCGGTCAGTTCTATGGCTACGAGTATGCCGGTGTAGAGAATGGCGATATGATGATTTATACCGATGAAGGCGAAAAGGTTCCCGTGTCCAAGGCAGATGTGAAGTACAAACGCCATATCGGTAATGGTACGCCGACCTCTTATCTTTCCTGGAGTAATACGCTCCGTTATAAGAACTTCGACCTGAGCCTGATGTTCAACGGTGCTTTCGGTTTTGAAATCTTCAACATGCGTCGTTACGGAATGGGGCTGAAAGGCTGCGGTACGGACAATGTGCTGCGCGATGCTTATGGAAAAGATGCGGATATTACAACCGGTGGCGGTGTTATCTCTTCTTTCTTCCTCGAAAAGGGCGATTACTTTAAGCTGGATAACCTGACTCTGGGATATACCATCACCCCGAAAGAAAACAAGTTCATCAAAGGTATGAGAGTTTATCTGACAGCTAAGAATCTGTTTACGCTGACCGGTTATTCCGGTAACGATCCTTCAGCTGTTGCCATCAACGGACTGACTCCGGGTGTAGATACAAACAGCGCCTATCCTTCGGCTACCCAGTTGAGCGTAGGCTTGAATATCCGTTTCAAATAA
- a CDS encoding RNA polymerase sigma factor, translating into MQEISFRNDILPLKDKLFRLALRITFDRAEAEDVVQETLIRVWNKRDEWTQFGSIEAYCLTVGKNLAIDRSERKDAQTVELTPEMEQTSGASNPYDHLVDKEQMTLIHRLVNELPDKQRLIMQLRDIEGKSYKEIAVVLHLTEEQVKVNLFRARQKVKQRYLDIDGYGL; encoded by the coding sequence ATGCAAGAAATCAGTTTTCGGAATGACATTCTCCCTCTGAAAGACAAACTCTTTCGGTTGGCTCTCCGGATTACTTTCGACAGAGCAGAGGCAGAAGACGTTGTGCAGGAAACACTGATAAGAGTCTGGAACAAACGTGATGAGTGGACGCAATTCGGTTCTATCGAGGCTTATTGCCTGACAGTGGGAAAGAACCTGGCAATAGACCGTAGCGAAAGAAAAGACGCTCAGACCGTGGAACTGACACCTGAAATGGAACAGACTTCCGGAGCATCCAACCCTTACGATCACTTGGTGGATAAAGAGCAAATGACACTCATCCATCGTCTGGTCAATGAACTTCCCGATAAACAAAGGCTGATCATGCAGCTTCGGGATATAGAGGGTAAGAGTTATAAAGAAATTGCGGTCGTCCTGCATTTGACGGAGGAACAGGTAAAAGTGAACCTCTTCAGGGCGAGGCAAAAAGTAAAACAACGGTATTTAGATATAGATGGTTATGGACTGTAA
- a CDS encoding DUF6377 domain-containing protein, protein MKDRYLLFVISLLFCCLLQAQEKIDSLLVVLDRTIENTTQYEQARLKRIDQIKEYFRTRKSTSPSEEYQINQQLFDEYEAYICDSARHYINRNIEIALQHNNQDWLDEAKLKKASILGKTGLYAEGVALLKSIDSKQLSREQLIEYYITFEDIYLYHAEYAMDDEYQIEYLNNLYTYRDSVLQMVEEGSYQYVIAYTPELLQQGRGEEAIEMLEAYQQKLSPDTRDYAVVTSILAFIYQSTGQREKQKEYLIKSAIADIRGVVKENNSLRALAELLYEEGQLQRADVYMKRSMEDANFYNARLRNVQASRMLPVIDHAYQVEKQKHQQVLQIFLVVTSLLTLFLACAVWYVIRQVKKLARARQDLLAMNEELKLLNERLIEVNQRQHETNNSLTEANHIKEEYVGRFMGLCSTYIDKLEGYRRMLNKQAASGKVEELYKTLKSSRFIDEELKEFYQNFDNSFLSIFPDFVKRFNELLPEEERIIPKQDERLTTELRIFALIRLGITDSAKIAGFLRYSITTIYTYRSKLKNRSLCRDNFEEEVMKIGSFAG, encoded by the coding sequence ATGAAAGACCGGTACCTGCTTTTTGTAATTTCTTTGCTGTTCTGTTGCCTTCTGCAAGCGCAGGAGAAAATAGATTCTTTACTGGTGGTTCTGGACAGGACAATTGAGAACACCACTCAATACGAGCAAGCCAGGCTGAAACGCATTGATCAGATCAAAGAATATTTCCGGACTCGTAAGAGTACTTCTCCTTCCGAGGAATACCAAATCAATCAACAACTTTTTGATGAATATGAAGCGTATATTTGCGATTCAGCAAGACATTATATCAATCGCAATATCGAGATTGCCCTTCAGCACAACAATCAAGACTGGCTGGATGAAGCCAAACTGAAGAAGGCAAGCATCCTGGGAAAGACAGGTCTGTATGCAGAAGGCGTGGCCTTGTTGAAGTCTATAGATAGCAAGCAACTTTCCAGAGAACAACTCATTGAATATTACATCACTTTTGAGGATATTTATCTCTATCATGCAGAGTATGCGATGGACGACGAATATCAGATCGAATATCTGAATAACCTGTATACCTACCGCGACTCTGTATTGCAGATGGTAGAAGAAGGGTCTTATCAGTATGTCATAGCTTATACTCCCGAACTTCTGCAACAAGGAAGAGGAGAGGAAGCCATTGAAATGTTGGAAGCCTATCAGCAAAAGCTTTCACCGGATACACGGGACTATGCAGTGGTGACCTCTATTCTAGCTTTTATCTATCAGAGTACGGGACAGCGGGAAAAGCAAAAAGAATATTTGATAAAGAGTGCAATTGCCGATATTCGTGGTGTGGTGAAAGAGAATAATTCCTTGCGTGCATTGGCGGAACTGTTATATGAAGAGGGACAATTGCAACGGGCGGATGTTTATATGAAGCGCAGTATGGAAGATGCCAATTTCTACAATGCCCGTCTTCGGAATGTGCAGGCTTCAAGGATGCTCCCGGTCATAGACCATGCCTATCAGGTGGAGAAACAGAAGCATCAGCAGGTGTTACAGATCTTCCTGGTTGTTACCAGTTTACTGACGCTGTTTCTGGCATGTGCGGTCTGGTATGTAATTCGTCAGGTGAAGAAGCTGGCCCGTGCGCGACAGGATTTGCTGGCTATGAATGAAGAGCTGAAACTTCTGAATGAAAGATTAATCGAAGTAAATCAGAGACAGCACGAAACGAATAACTCGTTGACGGAGGCTAATCATATTAAAGAGGAGTATGTCGGTCGGTTTATGGGATTGTGTTCCACATACATTGACAAGTTGGAGGGATACCGCCGGATGCTTAACAAACAGGCTGCTTCGGGAAAGGTGGAGGAACTCTACAAAACGTTGAAATCGTCCCGTTTCATCGATGAGGAGCTGAAAGAATTCTATCAGAACTTTGATAATTCATTCCTTAGTATTTTCCCTGATTTCGTGAAACGCTTTAATGAGCTGTTACCGGAAGAAGAAAGAATTATTCCTAAACAGGATGAACGGCTGACAACAGAACTTCGTATATTCGCCTTAATTCGCCTGGGAATTACGGACAGTGCCAAGATTGCAGGTTTCCTGCGTTATTCCATTACTACTATTTATACCTACCGCTCCAAATTGAAGAATCGCTCTCTTTGCCGTGATAATTTTGAGGAAGAGGTGATGAAGATTGGGTCTTTTGCTGGTTAG